The DNA sequence gttcagcgacttcaggtatttccttctggctgttctaaaacactagacactaaaaagaaatatccatataatgagtcagtggtcacagtcatttgttaaattctaactctCAGTTACACcttctccttctcatttgatctttctctcaatcttcatgGATATCTGGGaagtgaccattttaacttccttatgctggaaaggggtgctgACTGTATGGGATAGGAGAACGAGACCTGATGTTCTCGGAGAGGCTGGTTTCTCagagtttcagggtttatctggcataggataACTCTAGAAACCTCAAGTTTCCAAAAAAACAACTTACTAAGAAACACTTCCATGGAGACTTAGAAAGAACCCAGTGCACCTCctaaggttttcaggaatactgttggttggggtttagcattCTATCAttctaaagcttgcataagagtaacctctaaatgacctctcaactctatttgaaatctctcagctactgaaactttactttgttccaattctttttccccttttgctcaaaaaggcattctcaatccctcaatgccagggccagactcatccctgggagtcatgtcccacatttccagggaaacacacccctaggagtcatgttccacttaGGGGGcaggcagtgagtttatttgcagagttggcttgaagaaagaggccacatctcagccacaaaagaggttctctggggttccTCTTAGGTATAATTTCACTTCAGACTGCACATATGAAATTACAGTAAAGATAAGATTGGGAAGTGAAATTCCtcattaataaatgaaagaatgatggGGAGCTGGTGTTGATTAGGCACCAACTTTGTTCTAGGCAGGGTGATAGGTGCTTTACGTAGATCATCTCGTTTCACTTCACATCGACTCCTCACATCAGTGGCCATGTTTATGGCCTCGCTTTACACATTAAGCACAGATCCAGGGTACACAGCATGTAATGGAAGAAGGATTTGGCTAGAATGAGTCCAGGTCCTCTGACTTTAAGGTCAGCGTTCTTTCTGAGTCCACATTTTCTGATCTGGATAATTTACCTTAAAGAGTTAAGAACATGAATTAAGGGTGTTGCCTGGAAACATGATGTGttggtctgaaaggattatgtgccctagaaaagtcgtaatttaatcctgatccatcttgtggaggcagctgtttcttttaggCCTTATTTAGTACTAtagctggaaacttgattagattatctccacagaggtatggcacatccaattgtgggtattaacttttgattagagggagatgtgactccacccattccatgtgggtcttgattagagtactggaatcctttgaaagaggaaacattttggaaaaagcttgagagccacgagaaccacatgatctcaggatgaagagatgaagacggaaaatgcccctggggaagcttcatgaaacaagaagcctggagaaaaagctagcagacgttgccatgttcaccacgtgcctttccacttgagagagaaaccctgaatgtcatcggccttctttccctggatgccttagactggacatttccatagacttgctttcaattgggacattttcacggccttagaactgttaacttgcaacttaataaattccccctttcaaaagctatcctgtttctggtatatcgcatgctggcagctagcaaactcgaacacgactgtttttttctttatcggAAGTTCTAGAGCAAACGGGAAGTTATATAAGAGAGGGATTTCCTTTTTGACCCTCCCCATCTCACCCTTCCTCAAGTATCGCTGTATCAAGGTGGTACTACCAGAACCGCCCTCCAGAGGCACTTGTTCCCTTTCACACAGGCTGTTCTGGAGTCTCCATTCCAAATGGTGGTGACGATTTTCCTTAATCCATTTTAGCCACTGAACTGtatttaagactttttaaaattgaggtaaaattcacacaacataaaattaaccattttaaagtgaacaattcagtagcatttagtacatttacaatgttgtgcaactTCCACTTCCATCTAGTTCCACAACAGCTTCATCACCCAAAATGAAAACCGGTACCCTTTAAGCACTTACTCCCCATTTCCCAGCCCCTGGccacctctaatctgctttcagtctctatggatttacttattttggatattttacttcttttgggTTCTTACATTTAGCATGTTTCTGAAGTTCATCCATGTGGGAGCATGTGTCTgtacttcgttcctttttgtggctgcacagtgttccactgtatgtatatacctctctttatttatccattcatctggtgACGGACATTCagattgttttcaccttttggttaTTATAATAGTAGTACTTTGAACATCTGGGTATAAGTATGTATTTGGGTagttgttttccattcttttgagattagacctaggagtgggattgctgggttatgCAGTAATTCTATGtttcactttctgaggagcttccaaactgctttccacagggGCTGCCTCAttttacatcctcaccaacaaGGTACAGAGGGCCCCAATTCTCCATAGCCTTGCACTTTAGACTTTTAAAACCAAATTAATCATTTACAGGATGAGGAAGTGGCCTCTCTTTGaaacattttcctctttctcatttaGACTTTCTCTTTCACAAGCCTACGCATGAAAGTAACTACGAGGAAGGACACCGTAAAGTGATGCAAACAGAAATTCCATCGGCCTCCAAATATCATTATGTGTCACAGCCCTGCCAGGCTCTGCGAGTTTTCTCTTCCAATTAACTCAACTTCCACTTGAACCAGTTGAAGATTTTGCATCTCCACCAAGCTGAAGATGACCGACTGTGAGTTTGGCTATATTTACATGCTGGCCCAAGACTATCTGAAATACGTCCTACGGATACCAGAATGCGAACCAGTTCCAAGCAAAACGTCCAGAGTGTTACAAAATGTTGCTTCCTCAGTCCAAAAAGAGGTTGAAAAAACTTTGAAACCATGCTTGGACAATTTTGATGTTGTCTCCATATCTACTGCCAGAACAATATTCAATCAAGTAATGGAGAAGGAATTTGAAGATGGCATCATTAACTGGGGAAGGATTGTGACCATATTTGCGTTTGGAGGTATTCTCATCAAAAAACTTCTAAGAGAGCGAATCGCCCCAGAGGTGGTGGATATTTAcaaggaaatttctttctttgttgctCAGTTCATAGTGGAAAACACAGGAGAATGGATAAGGCAAAACGGAGGCTGGGTAAgtgtgatggaaatattcttcaTTATTCTTTACTGTGAAATAGAAATGAACAGTTTCcttgctaattttttaaaaatctacctaAGGATTCTTTTTTCCTTGGGTGGTTTAtgtaaaagcttttaatttttaaaataaaaatggactttCTGGTTCATTTTCAATGAATCTGAGAACTTTACAGCCAGAAAAActtgtgttttcagttttctttcctgAGGGTTATGGTATACTACAGTACAATTCTAGCAGCGAGTTGTGGGGAGCTTTCTACTGTGTCTTCAGAACAGTCAGACACTCTAATCTAGGACTTAACTTTTGCTAGAGTTGTCATGACAATGTAGAACTAATACAGGAAGAGTTGGCATTAGATGCTGTTATATTTAGTCTTTTTTAATGCTGCAAAGGACAGGTTTAAGTTTTGCAAATTCATTACTTAcaagttgaatttttttcagttttctaacaTAACTAATTCTGGACTGTTAAAGTGTGTTGATAAAAACATGCTGTACCATGTAGTGAACAGTGACTTAGTAAAAATACATTCTGGCAAGAATCTTTATTCAAGAATCCTCAAATAAAAGTTCTATTTATTATCGGTTAATATTACTGAGTGCCTCAAAAATCCAAGACCATGTGTGGTCCCTGTGCAGGATTTCATGTTGGTAAGGAACCGTCCACACCGGGAGGTATGTGCTTTCCTTTAAGTCCCAACACATTtgatattacaaaaaataatttaaccacgtaaattatatatgaatatgtttattttttttaaaatgttaaaacttcATAGAAACTTACATTTCCATGGGCCTGCTCTCCAACTCCCAAAACATGTCTACTGAAGATATGCATAGAAGATATGCatagcatttttttctctgttgcatgggcagcaccgggaatcgaacccgggtctctggcatggcaggtgagaactctgccactgagccaccgttgccccaCCTGATA is a window from the Tamandua tetradactyla isolate mTamTet1 chromosome 14, mTamTet1.pri, whole genome shotgun sequence genome containing:
- the BCL2A1 gene encoding bcl-2-related protein A1, producing MTDCEFGYIYMLAQDYLKYVLRIPECEPVPSKTSRVLQNVASSVQKEVEKTLKPCLDNFDVVSISTARTIFNQVMEKEFEDGIINWGRIVTIFAFGGILIKKLLRERIAPEVVDIYKEISFFVAQFIVENTGEWIRQNGGWENGFVKKFEPKSGWLTFLEVTGKVCEMLSLLKQYC